One Loxodonta africana isolate mLoxAfr1 chromosome 4, mLoxAfr1.hap2, whole genome shotgun sequence genomic region harbors:
- the LOC100657499 gene encoding olfactory receptor 6C1-like, producing MKNYTEVTKFILLGLSDDPKLQVVIFVFLFITYMLSITGNLTVISLTLLDSHLQTPMYFFLRNFSLLEVSFTTVSIPRFLGTIITGDKSISFDDCMAQLFFYILLGVTEFYLLAAMSYDRYVAICKPLHYTTIMNGRVCTLLVFFSWLASFLIVFPALMLVIQLGYCKSNVINHFTCGYFALLHLSCSDTKFLELTGFSCAVFTLMFTLALIILSYIYIIRTILSIPSTSQRTKAFSTCSSHMIVISISYGSCIFRYINPSAKDRVSLSKGVAVLNTSVAPMLNPFIYSLRNEQVKQAFMDLLRKIEFFSSK from the coding sequence atgaaaaactacACAGAAGTAACAAAGTTTATCCTCTTGGGATTGTCAGATGACCCAAAGCTTCAggttgtgatttttgtctttctgtTCATCACCTACATGCTCAGCATCACTGGGAACCTGACCGTTATCAGCCTCACCCTGCTGGATTCCCACCTCCAGacccccatgtatttcttcctcaggaatttCTCCTTATTAGAAGTTTCATTCACAACTGTCAGTATACCCAGGTTCCTGGGCACCATTATTACAGGTGATAAAAGCATTTCCTTTGATGATTGTATGGCTCagttatttttctacattctcctGGGAGTGACTGAATTTTACCTTCTAgctgccatgtcctatgaccgttatgtggccatctgtaaaccCCTGCATTACACAACCATCATGAATGGTAGAGTCTGCACACTGCTTGTCTTCTTCTCTTGGCTGGCTTCATTCTTAATTGTATTCCCTGCACTCATGCTAGTCATACAGCTGGGTTACTGTAAGTCCAATGTTATCAATCATTTCACCTGTGGTTATTTCGCCTTATTACACCTTTCTTGTTCAGACACAAAATTCCTAGAGTTAACTGGGTTTTCCTGTGCTGTGTTTACTCTAAtgttcactttggcattaataaTTCTGTCTTACATATATATCATCCGAACAATTTTGAGCATTCCTTCTACTAGCCAGAGGACAAAGGCCTTTTCCACATGCTCATCCCACATGATTGTCATCTCCATCTCTTATGGCAGCTGCATTTTCAGGTATATTAATCCGTCAGCAAAAGACAGAGTGTCTTTGAGCAAGGGAGTAGCTGTGCTAAACACCTCAGTAGCTCCAATGCTGAACCCAtttatttacagccttagaaatgaGCAGGTCAAGCAAGCTTTCATGGACCTGTTGAGGAAGATTGAATTTTTCTcaagcaaatga